In one window of Prevotella fusca JCM 17724 DNA:
- a CDS encoding Fic/DOC family protein has protein sequence MAEDKEQYKKSIRFFNDREVRAVWDEEHSKWWFSVLDIIAAINEQDDYQKTRNYWKYLKTKLRKENSQLVSTTNQLKLKASDGKSYKTDTFDAEGVTLLAKHINNTKATNFLDWFLYSDNTIDGQSKKKAYQLFESGILKTVDPGTIKCLQQIHAYLFGGLYDFAGQIRTKNISKGGFTFANCMHFPATLQTIERMSETTFDEIMGKYVEMKIRANEHHVNSFTNRRVQPNLCNVAHPFMEGNGRSTRIWLDLMLKRSLKRCVDWSQINKNDYLAAMRESVSDNTHIKALVKPALTAKIDDREMFMKCIDYSYCYEQND, from the coding sequence ATGGCAGAAGATAAAGAACAATATAAGAAATCGATTCGCTTCTTCAACGACCGTGAAGTGAGGGCGGTATGGGACGAGGAACACAGTAAGTGGTGGTTCTCTGTGCTGGACATCATTGCTGCGATTAACGAGCAAGATGATTACCAAAAGACGAGAAACTATTGGAAGTATCTCAAAACCAAACTAAGAAAAGAAAATAGTCAGTTGGTTAGTACTACTAACCAACTGAAGCTAAAAGCCTCTGACGGGAAGTCTTATAAGACAGATACGTTTGATGCAGAGGGTGTAACCCTTTTGGCAAAGCATATCAACAATACCAAGGCTACGAACTTTCTTGACTGGTTCCTCTATAGTGATAACACTATTGACGGACAGAGCAAGAAAAAGGCTTATCAGCTTTTTGAAAGTGGTATCTTAAAGACTGTAGATCCTGGTACAATCAAATGTTTACAACAAATACACGCTTATCTCTTTGGAGGATTGTACGACTTTGCAGGACAAATCCGTACCAAGAATATTTCAAAAGGTGGTTTTACCTTTGCTAATTGTATGCACTTTCCTGCAACGTTGCAAACAATAGAACGAATGTCAGAAACTACCTTTGATGAGATTATGGGCAAGTACGTGGAAATGAAAATTCGTGCCAATGAGCACCATGTGAACTCGTTTACAAATAGGCGAGTGCAGCCGAATTTATGCAACGTTGCCCATCCTTTTATGGAGGGTAATGGTCGCAGCACTCGTATTTGGCTCGACCTTATGCTAAAACGTTCTCTCAAACGATGTGTAGATTGGAGCCAAATAAACAAAAACGACTATTTGGCAGCTATGCGTGAGAGCGTGTCAGACAATACACACATCAAGGCATTAGTAAAGCCCGCATTAACCGCTAAGATTGATGACCGAGAAATGTTTATGAAATGTATAGATTATTCATATTGTTACGAACAAAATGATTAA
- a CDS encoding AAA family ATPase, giving the protein MIKSIKLKKEKSCYKGETILDTNNKNVVLIYGLNGTGKSTIASYLHSFPECSNFSDCSINPNLDMQIEEILVYNKQFIEETFYTENNIKGIFTLSKENKEAKTKIDSANKFLEQLYKQQKEAEEKRKKEDEQWNKKVEGFQNKIWEIKRQYSGGDRVLQYCLQGVQSSKENLFNHLLNMKKPTIEPTKTIEELKNEVNNLNKQDAVEIPRIPLMVFNGEPIEKYTIFGEVITGNKGSKVSELIDNLANADWVKDGLSYLNLNTNQCPFCQQGITSKIIEDLKGYFDKTYNDILQNLTNLKDKYKEEVENTQKIDTFDNISILNRFKKDYEITFNKFMNVIRNNLLRMEEKCKSPGTKVVIESHQELLDRLNEIISNANKIIEEYNTKLQNKQQEIDHIKDTFWEIQRFKYDQTVSLYTTTLNSHKQAINEIEHEYKEYTTQIQEQKGIITSEQKNVINIDEAIENINALLLDLGITDFKIIKHEEEGLYRITRGDQTEEEIFKSLSEGEKMIISFLYFTEQCKGRKLANDAIKKRIIVIDDPVSSLSHIHVFNVGRLIKERFYPTFQRNNDGGLDIKNRCEQVFILTHSLYFFYEMTEMNREKRHASQTLIRLYKDRQGSHIKSMSYEEIQSDYQAYWSIIKNRDSAPALIANCMRNIIEYFFNFVEKRDLNNTFNSEKLKDIRFQAFNRYINRESHSLGQNIYDFKEFNYDNFLEAFRLLFEIEGYETHYKKMMK; this is encoded by the coding sequence ATGATAAAAAGTATAAAATTAAAGAAAGAAAAATCATGCTATAAAGGCGAAACTATATTGGACACAAACAATAAGAATGTAGTTCTTATATACGGTCTAAATGGAACTGGTAAAAGTACTATTGCTTCCTATTTACATTCGTTTCCAGAATGTTCTAATTTTAGTGATTGCTCTATAAATCCTAATTTAGATATGCAGATAGAGGAAATTCTTGTATACAATAAGCAATTTATTGAAGAAACTTTTTACACTGAGAACAATATTAAAGGTATCTTTACCTTATCCAAAGAAAATAAAGAGGCTAAAACTAAGATTGATTCTGCAAATAAATTTTTAGAACAACTATATAAACAGCAAAAGGAAGCTGAAGAGAAAAGAAAAAAAGAAGACGAACAATGGAACAAAAAAGTAGAAGGGTTTCAAAATAAAATCTGGGAAATCAAAAGACAATATTCTGGAGGAGATAGAGTTCTACAATATTGTCTTCAAGGGGTCCAAAGTAGCAAAGAGAATCTATTTAATCATCTATTGAATATGAAAAAGCCTACGATAGAACCGACAAAGACCATTGAAGAACTAAAGAATGAAGTAAACAATTTAAATAAACAAGATGCTGTAGAAATTCCAAGAATTCCTTTAATGGTTTTCAATGGTGAACCAATAGAGAAATATACAATATTTGGAGAAGTTATTACAGGAAATAAGGGAAGCAAAGTATCTGAGTTAATTGATAACTTAGCTAATGCAGATTGGGTGAAAGATGGATTATCATATTTAAATTTAAATACAAATCAATGCCCCTTTTGCCAACAAGGAATAACAAGTAAGATTATAGAAGACCTAAAGGGTTACTTTGATAAAACATACAATGACATATTACAAAATCTAACAAATTTAAAAGATAAGTATAAGGAAGAGGTTGAAAACACTCAGAAGATTGATACTTTTGATAACATTTCTATCCTCAATCGTTTTAAGAAAGACTATGAAATTACATTTAATAAATTTATGAATGTGATTAGAAATAACCTTTTGAGGATGGAAGAAAAATGTAAATCTCCTGGAACAAAAGTTGTAATTGAATCTCATCAAGAACTATTAGACAGGCTAAATGAGATCATATCTAATGCAAATAAGATTATAGAAGAATATAATACAAAATTACAGAATAAGCAACAAGAGATAGACCATATCAAGGATACTTTCTGGGAGATACAAAGATTCAAATATGACCAGACTGTTTCTTTGTACACCACCACTTTGAATTCTCATAAACAAGCGATTAATGAAATCGAACATGAGTATAAAGAATATACTACTCAAATACAGGAGCAAAAGGGAATAATTACTTCTGAGCAGAAAAATGTAATCAATATTGATGAAGCAATAGAGAATATAAATGCTCTTTTGCTAGACTTAGGAATTACCGATTTTAAGATTATCAAACACGAAGAAGAAGGATTATATCGCATAACGAGAGGAGATCAAACAGAAGAGGAGATTTTTAAATCCCTAAGTGAAGGAGAAAAAATGATAATAAGCTTTCTTTATTTTACCGAACAATGTAAAGGTCGTAAATTAGCTAATGACGCTATAAAAAAACGGATTATTGTAATAGATGATCCTGTTTCTAGTCTTTCTCATATCCATGTCTTTAATGTAGGAAGACTTATTAAAGAAAGATTTTATCCAACTTTTCAAAGGAACAATGATGGGGGATTAGATATTAAAAACCGTTGCGAACAGGTGTTTATATTAACACATAGCCTTTACTTCTTCTATGAAATGACGGAAATGAATAGAGAGAAGAGACATGCTTCCCAAACTTTAATAAGGTTATATAAAGATCGTCAAGGAAGCCATATAAAATCGATGAGCTACGAAGAAATTCAAAGTGACTATCAGGCATATTGGTCTATCATCAAGAATAGAGATTCTGCACCTGCTCTTATTGCAAATTGCATGAGAAATATTATTGAGTATTTTTTTAATTTCGTTGAGAAGAGAGATCTAAATAATACATTCAATTCAGAAAAATTAAAAGATATTAGATTTCAAGCTTTTAATCGATATATAAATAGAGAATCTCATTCTCTTGGACAGAATATATATGACTTTAAAGAATTTAATTATGATAATTTTCTAGAAGCATTTAGGCTATTATTTGAAATAGAAGGATATGAAACGCATTATAAGAAAATGATGAAATAA